In Alphaproteobacteria bacterium, one genomic interval encodes:
- the thiL gene encoding thiamine-phosphate kinase, with translation MGKRGEFDLIAELFAPLSNLDQGLGLTDDGALFVPQPGHSVVLTTDTLLAGVHYLADDPADSLARKALRVNLSDLAAMGALARGYLLNLAIPSALGDDWLEGFAAGLAIDQRAFGVTLLGGDTVGTVGPGMISITALGEVRIGRALRRSTARPGDDIYVTGTIGDALAGLRVLQGGAALTSAHAEALIDRYRLPRPRTTVGPRLVGLATAAIDVSDGLVADLGHICTTSKVAAVVEADAVPRSEALGAAISSGLLTAVDALGGGDDYELLFCAPPEVREAVRRVSETTKTPIATIGRVVAGSGVRVVGADGADIEIGHPGHVHF, from the coding sequence ATGGGGAAGCGGGGTGAATTCGACCTGATTGCCGAGCTTTTCGCACCGCTCAGCAATTTGGATCAGGGCCTCGGGCTTACCGACGACGGGGCCCTCTTTGTTCCTCAACCCGGTCACAGTGTCGTCCTCACAACAGACACCCTTTTGGCCGGTGTGCATTATCTGGCCGACGATCCCGCTGACAGCCTTGCGCGCAAAGCGTTGCGGGTGAATCTTTCGGATCTGGCGGCCATGGGCGCATTGGCCCGGGGCTACCTGCTCAATCTCGCGATCCCCAGCGCGCTTGGCGACGACTGGCTGGAGGGGTTTGCGGCGGGACTGGCCATCGACCAACGAGCATTTGGAGTCACGTTGCTCGGCGGTGATACCGTGGGGACGGTCGGCCCGGGAATGATTTCGATTACGGCCCTTGGCGAAGTGCGGATTGGGCGCGCGCTACGCCGTTCAACCGCACGGCCCGGCGACGATATTTACGTTACAGGGACGATCGGGGACGCTCTGGCGGGGCTTCGCGTATTGCAGGGGGGGGCTGCGCTTACCTCCGCCCATGCTGAGGCCTTGATCGATCGCTACCGGTTACCCCGCCCGCGCACAACGGTGGGCCCACGATTGGTTGGGCTTGCGACTGCTGCCATCGACGTATCGGACGGATTGGTCGCGGATCTTGGACACATTTGCACCACGTCAAAGGTTGCTGCGGTCGTCGAGGCCGACGCGGTCCCGCGATCGGAGGCGCTAGGTGCCGCGATCTCAAGCGGGCTCCTGACCGCAGTCGACGCGTTGGGCGGCGGCGATGACTATGAACTCCTGTTTTGCGCGCCGCCGGAAGTGCGTGAGGCCGTGCGTCGAGTGTCCGAAACAACCAAAACGCCGATTGCGACAATCGGTCGCGTTGTTGCCGGTTCGGGGGTGCGGGTTG
- the nusB gene encoding transcription antitermination factor NusB produces MGPSKPASGARTAARLAAVQALYQISVTDVSPDGVIGEFVEHRFGREIDGLKYDGADRAFFEDIVRGVSVREAEISILIGNALSKDRELARLEKILGVVLRAGAYELLARVDVPGRVIISEYVDVAHAFFDGPQPGFVNGVLDRLAKQIRPDEMAATRNQKGAA; encoded by the coding sequence ATGGGCCCATCCAAACCTGCCTCCGGTGCCCGCACCGCGGCCCGGCTCGCCGCGGTTCAGGCGTTGTACCAAATATCGGTCACCGATGTGTCGCCCGACGGAGTAATCGGCGAGTTCGTCGAACATCGATTCGGGCGTGAGATCGACGGGCTGAAGTACGATGGGGCCGACCGAGCCTTTTTCGAGGACATCGTCCGCGGTGTAAGTGTTCGCGAAGCCGAAATCTCCATACTCATTGGAAATGCTCTGTCGAAGGACCGAGAATTGGCGCGGCTGGAGAAGATTCTCGGTGTCGTGCTGAGAGCCGGGGCCTATGAACTTCTCGCGCGGGTCGACGTCCCTGGCCGCGTTATCATCAGCGAATACGTGGATGTCGCACACGCCTTTTTCGATGGCCCTCAGCCAGGGTTTGTAAACGGCGTGCTCGATCGTCTTGCGAAGCAAATTCGCCCCGACGAAATGGCGGCAACTCGAAACCAAAAGGGTGCCGCCTAG
- the ribH gene encoding 6,7-dimethyl-8-ribityllumazine synthase, which translates to MTDAPAILIIEARFYEDIADQLMAGAIAAVEERGGTYRRIAVPGAMEIPQVVRYAVAASETGAGPTFAGYVALGCVIRGETTHYEHVCQESIGGLHVLALRHVLAVGTGILTCENRDQAWARAAVDQGNKGAAAANAALDLIAARHALLDGR; encoded by the coding sequence GTGACCGACGCTCCCGCGATTCTCATCATCGAAGCGCGATTCTACGAGGATATCGCCGATCAGCTCATGGCAGGCGCCATCGCCGCTGTAGAAGAAAGGGGCGGGACCTACCGTCGAATCGCAGTTCCGGGCGCGATGGAAATTCCCCAGGTCGTTCGCTACGCCGTTGCCGCATCCGAAACCGGGGCGGGCCCAACCTTCGCCGGTTACGTGGCGCTCGGCTGTGTAATTCGCGGTGAAACCACCCATTACGAACATGTGTGCCAGGAAAGTATTGGCGGATTGCATGTCTTGGCTTTGCGCCATGTTCTGGCCGTCGGGACGGGTATTTTGACTTGCGAGAATCGCGATCAAGCGTGGGCGCGGGCGGCGGTCGATCAGGGCAACAAGGGAGCTGCGGCAGCCAACGCCGCGCTCGACTTGATCGCCGCGAGGCATGCACTCCTCGACGGTCGCTGA
- the ribB gene encoding 3,4-dihydroxy-2-butanone-4-phosphate synthase, which translates to MTLDSLTTASLNDYLSSIDDILEDVKKGKMIILVDDEDRENEGDLIIPAEMANASAVNFMAKHARGLICLALTEARCAELGLELMTRKNQSRHETAFTVSIEAREGVTTGISAADRAQTVKVAIDPSKGRQDIGSPGHVFPLMARQGGVLVRTGHTEAAVDIARLAGMNPSAVICEIMNDDGTMARLPDLVQFAQLHGLKVARIADLIAYRRRTEQIVKCAVSRPLKSIHGGDWTVSVYTSSVDGAEHIALVKGDVAGPDPVMVRVHPLNVVNDILGEVSARGGVLYAAMRHIGEEGRGVVVIIREARPTSLVDRIRFELGEDAPGPLRDYGVGAQILRDIGVRNMILLTNKPRPVVGLEGYGLSIVERRAITGVRSAS; encoded by the coding sequence ATGACACTGGATTCTCTGACGACTGCGTCGCTCAACGACTATTTGTCGTCGATCGACGACATTCTTGAGGACGTCAAGAAGGGCAAGATGATCATTCTCGTCGACGACGAGGATCGCGAAAACGAGGGCGACCTGATCATCCCGGCCGAGATGGCAAACGCGTCGGCGGTCAACTTCATGGCCAAGCATGCGCGCGGGCTGATTTGCCTTGCCTTGACCGAGGCGCGATGCGCCGAACTCGGGCTCGAATTGATGACCCGCAAGAACCAGTCCCGCCACGAGACGGCGTTCACCGTTTCGATCGAAGCGCGGGAAGGGGTTACCACCGGCATATCGGCGGCCGACCGGGCGCAAACCGTCAAGGTCGCGATCGACCCGTCCAAAGGCCGCCAGGACATCGGTTCGCCGGGCCACGTATTCCCGTTAATGGCCCGCCAGGGCGGTGTCTTGGTGCGCACCGGTCACACCGAGGCCGCGGTCGATATCGCCCGGCTCGCGGGGATGAACCCCTCGGCGGTCATTTGCGAGATCATGAACGACGATGGGACCATGGCGCGCCTGCCTGACCTCGTTCAGTTCGCCCAACTGCACGGGCTCAAGGTCGCGCGCATCGCCGATTTAATCGCCTATCGGCGCCGAACCGAACAGATCGTAAAATGCGCGGTCAGCCGGCCGCTGAAGTCGATCCACGGCGGCGATTGGACGGTGTCGGTTTACACCAGCAGTGTCGACGGCGCCGAACACATTGCCCTAGTCAAGGGTGACGTCGCCGGACCCGATCCGGTGATGGTACGTGTCCACCCCCTCAATGTGGTTAACGATATCCTGGGCGAAGTCAGCGCCCGCGGCGGCGTACTTTATGCGGCGATGCGTCACATCGGCGAAGAGGGTCGGGGCGTGGTCGTCATCATTCGCGAAGCCCGCCCCACCAGCTTAGTAGACCGGATTCGCTTCGAACTTGGCGAAGATGCCCCGGGGCCGCTGCGGGACTATGGGGTTGGGGCGCAAATCCTGCGCGACATCGGCGTGCGGAACATGATCCTGCTTACCAACAAACCGCGGCCTGTCGTCGGCCTCGAAGGCTACGGATTGTCGATCGTGGAACGTCGAGCGATTACCGGCGTTCGGTCAGCATCGTGA
- a CDS encoding riboflavin synthase produces the protein MFTGIVTDVGRVKRIEKAGDTRFTIETQYDTGDILIGASIACAGPCLTVVDKDKGWFAVDASAETLSKTTLGIWKEGTTVNLERALRVGDEMGGHIVTGHVDGVAEVISIAPEGDSRRFVLEVPKSFAKYVAPKGSLTLDGVSLTVNEVDGNRFGVNIIPHTQTATTLGALKPGDRVNFEIDVLARYVDRLRETL, from the coding sequence ATGTTTACAGGCATCGTTACCGACGTCGGTCGGGTCAAGCGGATCGAAAAGGCGGGCGACACCCGCTTTACGATCGAAACGCAATACGACACGGGTGACATCCTGATCGGCGCGTCGATCGCCTGCGCGGGACCCTGCCTGACCGTTGTCGATAAGGACAAAGGTTGGTTTGCGGTCGATGCCTCTGCCGAAACGCTTTCCAAAACGACGCTGGGCATTTGGAAAGAGGGAACGACCGTCAATCTCGAGCGCGCGCTGCGTGTCGGAGACGAAATGGGCGGGCACATCGTGACCGGGCATGTCGATGGGGTCGCCGAGGTTATCAGCATCGCGCCCGAAGGCGACTCACGGCGTTTCGTGCTAGAAGTGCCCAAATCGTTCGCGAAATACGTTGCGCCCAAGGGATCGCTGACCCTTGACGGGGTGTCGTTGACGGTCAACGAGGTAGACGGCAATCGATTCGGGGTGAATATCATTCCTCACACGCAAACGGCGACGACACTTGGCGCCCTCAAGCCGGGTGATCGCGTCAATTTCGAGATTGATGTGCTCGCGCGGTATGTCGACCGGTTGCGGGAGACCCTATGA
- the ribD gene encoding bifunctional diaminohydroxyphosphoribosylaminopyrimidine deaminase/5-amino-6-(5-phosphoribosylamino)uracil reductase RibD — translation MSRPSSARWAEEATTTTEQDRAYMRAALALAERGLGQVWPNPAVGCVLVNQGRVVGRGWTQPGGRPHAETEAIGRAGALARGASAYVTLEPCSHVGQTPPCAEALIAAGVNRVVVAMEDPDPRVSGQGIAALRAAGIDVEIGPCGAEARDLNRGFLKRIDQNLPMVTLKSAVSADGRIATADGESQWITGPAARANGHRLRADHDAIVVASATAIADDPTLTCRLPGMAERSPVRVLLDAHLRVEPTAKLYATARGRPLWVFCAVAADDARFKERQDTGADLITVATDGSGHGVNLRQSFNHLAERGITRLLAEAGGALASALLRDGLVDALAIFRAPLLIGGDGIPMTGPLGVAALDQHIGLKRTALRAVGDDVVETFLLSD, via the coding sequence ATTTCGAGGCCTTCATCGGCGAGATGGGCGGAGGAAGCGACAACGACTACTGAACAAGACCGCGCCTATATGCGCGCGGCGTTGGCCCTCGCCGAACGCGGTCTCGGGCAAGTCTGGCCGAACCCGGCTGTAGGGTGCGTTCTGGTCAACCAAGGGCGTGTCGTCGGGCGCGGCTGGACCCAGCCCGGCGGGCGGCCCCACGCAGAAACCGAGGCGATCGGGCGCGCCGGCGCCCTGGCGCGCGGCGCGAGCGCCTATGTCACCCTCGAACCCTGTAGTCACGTTGGGCAAACGCCGCCTTGCGCGGAGGCTCTGATCGCGGCGGGCGTCAACCGGGTCGTCGTCGCGATGGAAGATCCCGACCCGCGGGTGAGCGGGCAGGGCATCGCTGCATTGCGGGCGGCGGGGATCGATGTCGAGATCGGGCCCTGCGGCGCCGAAGCTCGCGACCTCAACCGCGGTTTCCTGAAACGGATCGACCAGAACCTGCCGATGGTCACCCTGAAGAGCGCCGTTTCGGCCGATGGCCGAATCGCGACCGCCGACGGCGAGAGCCAATGGATCACCGGCCCGGCTGCGCGGGCGAACGGGCACCGGTTACGGGCCGACCACGACGCCATTGTCGTCGCCTCGGCGACGGCGATCGCCGACGACCCGACCTTGACGTGCCGATTGCCCGGCATGGCTGAACGCTCGCCGGTCCGAGTCTTGCTCGACGCGCACCTCCGCGTCGAGCCGACGGCGAAACTCTATGCCACCGCGCGGGGACGTCCATTGTGGGTATTCTGTGCGGTTGCGGCCGACGATGCGCGCTTCAAGGAACGGCAGGACACCGGCGCGGATCTGATCACGGTAGCCACCGACGGTTCGGGACACGGGGTCAATCTCCGTCAATCCTTTAACCATCTCGCCGAACGCGGGATTACGCGACTCCTGGCGGAGGCCGGCGGGGCGTTGGCCAGCGCGTTGCTGCGCGACGGCTTGGTCGATGCGTTGGCGATATTCCGCGCGCCGCTCTTGATCGGTGGCGACGGCATCCCGATGACGGGCCCGCTCGGCGTCGCGGCGCTGGATCAGCATATTGGCCTGAAACGGACCGCCCTCCGGGCGGTGGGCGACGATGTAGTGGAAACTTTCCTTCTGTCCGACTAA
- the nrdR gene encoding transcriptional regulator NrdR, with protein MRCPFCGNEDTQVKDSRPAEDNSAIRRRRFCPECGSRFTTFERVQLRELTVIKKNDQRVPFDRDKLARSIITATRKRPVEPERVDRMINGIVRRLESLGESEISSTTIGELVMEALANLDQVAYVRFASVYKNFREARDFEAFIGEMGGGSDNDY; from the coding sequence ATGCGCTGCCCGTTTTGTGGAAACGAAGATACCCAGGTCAAGGATTCGCGACCTGCAGAGGACAACTCTGCGATCCGTCGACGCCGGTTTTGCCCGGAGTGCGGTTCGCGCTTCACCACCTTCGAACGCGTCCAGTTACGTGAACTCACGGTGATCAAGAAGAACGACCAGCGCGTTCCGTTCGACCGTGACAAGTTGGCGCGCTCGATCATCACCGCGACCCGTAAACGCCCGGTCGAACCCGAACGAGTCGACCGTATGATCAACGGCATCGTCCGGCGGTTGGAAAGCCTTGGAGAATCCGAAATCTCGAGCACTACCATCGGTGAACTCGTGATGGAGGCGCTCGCCAACCTCGACCAAGTGGCCTACGTGCGGTTCGCGTCGGTCTACAAGAACTTCCGCGAAGCGCGCGATTTCGAGGCCTTCATCGGCGAGATGGGCGGAGGAAGCGACAACGACTACTGA
- the glyA gene encoding serine hydroxymethyltransferase, translating into MTSATAARNTLENGFFTASLADEDGELFDAIQHELGRQQNQIELIASENIVSRAVLEAQGSVLTNKYAEGYPGKRYYGGCEFVDVAENLAIDRAKRLFGCGFANVQPSSGSQANQGVFQALIKPGDTILGMSLAAGGHLTHGAKPNQSGKWFNAVQYGVRRQDALIDYDEVAALAAEHKPRLMIAGGSAIPRIIDFARFRAIADEVGALLMVDMAHFAGLVAGGVHPSPFPHAHVVTTTTHKTLRGPRGGMILTNDEGIAKKVNSAIFPGIQGGPLMHVVAAKAVAFKEALQPDFKVYARAIVDNAQALAARLVEGGLDIVTGGTDTHLMLVDLRPKSLTGRDAEQALERAFITCNKNAIPFDPEKPMVTSGLRLGAPAGTTRGFGVAEFREIGAMIVEVLDALAATPGGDAAVEAAVKDRVLALCARFPIYPR; encoded by the coding sequence ATGACGAGTGCGACCGCTGCGCGAAATACCCTGGAAAACGGATTCTTCACGGCGAGCTTGGCTGACGAAGACGGCGAACTGTTCGACGCCATCCAGCACGAACTTGGGCGTCAGCAAAACCAAATCGAACTGATCGCGTCGGAAAATATTGTCAGCCGCGCCGTCTTAGAAGCGCAGGGCTCGGTCCTCACCAACAAATATGCCGAAGGCTACCCCGGCAAGCGCTACTACGGTGGCTGCGAGTTCGTCGATGTCGCCGAGAACCTCGCGATTGATCGGGCGAAACGCCTTTTCGGATGCGGCTTTGCCAATGTCCAGCCGAGTTCGGGGTCGCAGGCGAACCAAGGCGTGTTCCAAGCGCTGATCAAACCTGGCGACACTATTCTCGGCATGTCGCTGGCTGCCGGCGGCCATCTCACCCACGGCGCCAAGCCGAACCAGTCGGGCAAATGGTTCAACGCCGTTCAATACGGGGTGCGCCGCCAGGATGCGCTGATCGACTACGACGAGGTTGCTGCACTCGCCGCCGAACACAAGCCACGCCTCATGATCGCGGGCGGTTCGGCGATTCCGCGGATCATCGACTTTGCTCGCTTCCGCGCCATTGCGGACGAGGTCGGCGCCCTGTTGATGGTCGATATGGCGCACTTTGCCGGGCTTGTCGCTGGCGGAGTGCACCCCAGCCCCTTTCCGCACGCCCATGTGGTGACGACCACGACCCATAAGACCCTGCGCGGCCCGCGCGGCGGCATGATCCTGACCAACGACGAGGGAATCGCCAAAAAGGTCAATTCGGCGATCTTCCCGGGGATTCAAGGCGGCCCGTTAATGCATGTTGTTGCAGCCAAGGCTGTCGCCTTTAAGGAGGCCCTGCAGCCCGATTTCAAGGTGTACGCGCGGGCCATCGTCGACAATGCGCAGGCGCTGGCGGCCAGGCTGGTCGAGGGCGGCCTCGACATCGTGACCGGTGGCACCGATACCCATCTGATGCTGGTCGATCTGCGACCCAAATCGCTGACCGGTCGGGATGCCGAACAGGCGCTCGAGCGCGCGTTCATCACCTGCAACAAGAACGCGATCCCGTTCGATCCCGAGAAACCGATGGTCACATCGGGCTTGCGCCTGGGTGCGCCAGCGGGCACGACCCGCGGTTTCGGTGTCGCCGAGTTTCGCGAAATCGGCGCCATGATCGTCGAGGTGCTCGACGCGCTTGCCGCGACGCCGGGCGGCGATGCCGCCGTGGAAGCCGCCGTCAAAGACCGCGTTCTGGCGCTTTGTGCCCGTTTTCCGATTTATCCGAGATAA
- the rpiB gene encoding ribose 5-phosphate isomerase B translates to MVKTVIALAADHAGFQLKEVLIEDVRSLGFEPLDLGTHGLESVDYPDFGHAAADAVLSGRAAYAVICCGTGIGISMAANKHRGIRAALCHDATTARLAREHNDANILALGARIVGSEVARDCLRTFLATPFGGERHVSRVDKIDHVRTKEAV, encoded by the coding sequence ATGGTCAAAACCGTCATCGCGCTCGCCGCAGATCACGCCGGATTTCAATTGAAGGAAGTTCTCATCGAGGACGTGCGCTCGCTCGGTTTCGAACCGTTGGATTTGGGCACGCATGGTCTCGAATCGGTCGACTACCCCGATTTTGGCCACGCCGCGGCCGACGCTGTCCTATCGGGCCGCGCGGCCTATGCGGTGATCTGCTGCGGGACCGGGATCGGCATCAGCATGGCGGCCAACAAGCATCGCGGCATCCGTGCGGCATTGTGCCACGACGCGACGACCGCGCGCCTGGCACGCGAGCACAACGACGCGAACATTCTTGCGCTTGGCGCGCGCATCGTCGGGAGTGAAGTCGCCCGCGATTGTCTTCGGACCTTCCTGGCCACACCCTTCGGCGGCGAACGGCATGTCAGTCGCGTCGATAAGATCGATCATGTTCGAACGAAAGAGGCTGTTTGA
- a CDS encoding 4Fe-4S dicluster domain-containing protein produces MNVRADRHRFTPDPDQMALWPDVSGNAINGLGETAPRRPSPVYWHEPDSIPHGPLQNWFYSRYTQSPDVAASRARRQKIIERPLPDVAPVQRTETPPRWAALVKEMALSFGADDAGIARMDPAWIFEGHEQRTWTWAIAIAVAHDYEALKTAPADPAATEVVNQYGRALSVVKDLTGWIRKQGWAAEPKGGPMAGSMVMIPAAIKAGFGELGRHGSMIHRTLGANFRLALVLTDLPLVEDGADEFGADDFCTRCQVCTDACPPAAIADHKRWIRGVEKWYVDFDRCLPFFNENKGCGICIAVCPWSRPGVAGTLVEKLARRRDREG; encoded by the coding sequence ATGAACGTCAGAGCGGACCGCCACCGTTTCACACCGGACCCCGACCAGATGGCCCTGTGGCCCGATGTCTCGGGCAATGCGATCAACGGCTTGGGCGAGACCGCGCCCCGGCGCCCCAGTCCGGTGTATTGGCACGAGCCCGACTCGATCCCCCACGGCCCGCTGCAGAATTGGTTCTACAGCCGCTACACGCAGTCGCCCGATGTCGCGGCGTCGCGAGCCCGCCGCCAAAAGATCATTGAACGGCCGCTCCCCGACGTCGCACCGGTCCAACGCACCGAAACGCCGCCCCGTTGGGCGGCTCTCGTCAAGGAAATGGCATTGTCCTTCGGCGCTGACGATGCCGGTATTGCGCGGATGGATCCGGCCTGGATCTTCGAAGGGCACGAACAGCGTACGTGGACATGGGCGATCGCGATTGCGGTGGCCCACGACTACGAGGCGCTTAAGACTGCCCCGGCCGATCCCGCGGCAACGGAGGTCGTCAACCAGTACGGTCGCGCCCTCAGTGTCGTCAAGGACCTGACCGGCTGGATTCGGAAACAGGGCTGGGCGGCCGAACCGAAGGGTGGGCCGATGGCGGGCTCAATGGTCATGATTCCAGCGGCGATCAAGGCTGGGTTCGGGGAACTCGGTCGCCATGGCTCAATGATCCACCGGACCCTCGGTGCAAATTTTCGCCTTGCCCTAGTGTTGACGGATTTGCCGCTGGTCGAGGACGGCGCAGATGAATTCGGCGCCGACGACTTTTGCACGCGCTGCCAGGTTTGCACGGATGCCTGTCCGCCTGCGGCCATTGCCGACCACAAACGATGGATCAGGGGTGTCGAGAAGTGGTACGTCGATTTCGACCGGTGCTTGCCGTTCTTCAACGAAAACAAGGGCTGCGGTATCTGCATCGCTGTTTGTCCGTGGAGCCGGCCCGGGGTCGCCGGGACACTGGTCGAAAAGCTGGCGCGGCGGCGGGACCGAGAAGGCTGA
- a CDS encoding branched-chain amino acid ABC transporter permease — protein MIEFINFYLIPGLVLGCMYALGAIGISLLFGILRFAHFAHGDVITLGAYFALLFVTALGFPVLLALPVAMILAAAVSVGVDRAFYKPFRNSPTIYLVIASFGVALMIRSLVQLAWGVKVESYAAGTFSKPLIFFDALRIADKHLWIVGLTIVIVVALHYFLSRSKMGKAMRAMADEPNLAQVSGIPTEKVVRTTWIIGGGLAATAGVFLGMDTQLNTNMGWDLLLPIFAAAILGGIGSPYGAIAGGLVIGLAEELSSYPWIGDAPLLSPGYKTGVAFALMVALLIWRPSGLFRGRVFT, from the coding sequence ATGATCGAGTTCATCAATTTCTATCTGATCCCCGGCCTCGTGCTCGGCTGCATGTATGCTCTGGGTGCCATCGGCATATCGTTGCTGTTCGGGATCTTGCGGTTCGCCCATTTTGCCCATGGCGACGTCATCACGCTGGGGGCTTACTTCGCGTTGCTGTTCGTCACCGCTCTTGGATTTCCGGTTCTGCTGGCGCTCCCCGTCGCGATGATTTTGGCGGCGGCAGTATCGGTCGGCGTCGACCGAGCCTTCTACAAACCGTTTCGCAACAGCCCGACCATCTACCTCGTGATCGCCTCCTTTGGCGTGGCGTTGATGATCCGCTCGCTGGTTCAGTTGGCGTGGGGCGTCAAAGTCGAATCCTACGCCGCCGGCACGTTCAGCAAGCCGTTGATCTTCTTCGACGCGCTGCGCATTGCCGACAAACACCTTTGGATCGTCGGCCTCACGATCGTGATCGTGGTCGCCCTCCACTACTTTCTGTCGCGCTCGAAAATGGGCAAGGCGATGCGCGCTATGGCAGACGAGCCCAACCTTGCGCAGGTCAGCGGCATCCCGACCGAGAAGGTCGTGCGCACGACCTGGATCATCGGCGGCGGACTAGCCGCTACCGCCGGGGTGTTTCTAGGCATGGACACTCAGCTCAATACCAACATGGGATGGGACCTCCTGTTGCCGATTTTCGCGGCGGCAATCCTGGGGGGAATCGGGAGCCCCTACGGGGCGATCGCGGGCGGTCTCGTGATCGGGCTGGCGGAGGAGTTGTCCAGCTATCCTTGGATCGGCGACGCACCGTTACTCTCGCCCGGCTACAAGACCGGCGTCGCCTTTGCCTTGATGGTCGCGCTGCTGATCTGGCGGCCCAGCGGCCTGTTTCGCGGACGGGTTTTCACGTGA
- a CDS encoding branched-chain amino acid ABC transporter permease, whose product MAGIYGVIAIGLNIQWGYTGLFNAGIAGFFAVGAYVSAILTSDASPSFIGGLDWPFPMGLLAAMVSAGAIGYLVGRLCIRLRADYLAIATIGVAEILRLILKNEIWATNGPRGISNIPRPFEDLGQPWSQLAFLGVVALIVLIAYLLAERAGKSPWGRVMRSIRDNEAAAAAIGKDVVGFRLQGFVIGAALMGLGGALAGHFFKFIGPEATEPLMTTFLVWVMLIIGGSGNNRGALLGALVVWTLWSATELLTSQLPPDWAVRATFLRIFLIGLGLQFVLQRYSTGLLPEKPPNANIDDLVAEPRRTQEKAPPAE is encoded by the coding sequence ATGGCGGGGATCTACGGCGTGATCGCCATCGGCCTCAACATCCAGTGGGGCTATACCGGGCTGTTCAACGCGGGGATTGCAGGGTTTTTCGCGGTTGGCGCCTACGTCAGCGCCATCCTCACCTCAGATGCTTCGCCGAGTTTCATTGGCGGCCTCGATTGGCCGTTCCCCATGGGGTTGCTGGCCGCGATGGTCTCGGCGGGCGCTATCGGCTACCTCGTCGGTCGATTATGCATACGGTTGCGCGCGGACTATTTGGCGATCGCCACCATTGGCGTGGCCGAGATTCTGCGGCTCATCCTCAAGAACGAAATCTGGGCGACGAACGGACCGCGGGGTATTTCGAATATCCCCCGTCCCTTTGAGGACCTGGGCCAACCGTGGTCTCAGTTGGCGTTCCTCGGCGTCGTCGCCCTGATCGTGCTAATCGCCTATCTGCTTGCCGAACGCGCCGGTAAATCGCCCTGGGGCCGGGTCATGCGCTCGATCCGCGACAACGAAGCTGCGGCGGCGGCGATCGGCAAAGACGTCGTCGGGTTTCGGCTCCAGGGCTTCGTGATCGGTGCGGCCCTTATGGGATTGGGCGGCGCGCTTGCTGGACATTTTTTTAAGTTTATCGGCCCCGAAGCGACCGAGCCGTTGATGACGACCTTCCTAGTTTGGGTGATGTTGATCATCGGTGGCAGCGGCAACAACCGCGGCGCACTTCTTGGTGCGTTAGTGGTGTGGACGCTGTGGTCGGCCACTGAACTGTTGACCTCGCAACTGCCGCCCGACTGGGCCGTGCGCGCGACGTTCCTGCGGATATTCCTGATCGGCCTCGGCTTGCAGTTCGTGTTGCAACGCTATTCGACCGGCCTGCTACCGGAAAAGCCGCCCAACGCGAACATCGACGATCTCGTCGCCGAACCGCGCCGCACGCAAGAAAAAGCCCCGCCCGCGGAATAA